One Coffea arabica cultivar ET-39 chromosome 5e, Coffea Arabica ET-39 HiFi, whole genome shotgun sequence DNA segment encodes these proteins:
- the LOC113688309 gene encoding uncharacterized protein isoform X1, whose translation MLSEERMKGSFFFLIFLTLLVAYVQFQADAAIPAGPLIKHVSSLLKWTRSSSKLPQSDGNVLQFEDGYLVETVVQGNELGVMPYKIRVSQEGELFAVDADKSNIVRITPPLSQYSRARLVAGSFQGYTGHVDGKPSDARFNHPRGITMDDKGNVYVADTANLAIRKIGESGVTTIAGGKSNVAGFRDGPSEDAKFSSDFDVIYVHSTCSLLVVDRGNAALRQISLDREDCDYQYSSVSATDILMVIGAVLIGYISCILQQGFGSSSSRMQANTGFETHADRQKKEKSAPAVELVKENQEAAWPSFGQLIGDLPKIAFEAFSGVLTYLMPFRFSRRSARKGLTPLKDSLIMPEDEAEPQPQPQLVQKQRTLAPMSETRQAYTPNVSDRYSEVKPPKIRSSSMKDPSLPTKHRSSRRQEYAEYYASGEVPSQVQARSKGQKERTKHRQRDKSGEVFGSSGVEYSKPVESKAVNYGDPKYGPYNMRSNYGDTFRFG comes from the exons ATGCTATCTGAGGAAAGGATGAAgggttcatttttctttctgatTTTCTTAACTCTGTTGGTGGCTTATGTTCAATTTCAAGCTGATGCTGCTATCCCTGCTG GGCCCCTGATAAAACATGTTTCATCCCTGCTCAAATGGACCAGGTCTTCCTCTAAATTGCCCCAATCTG ATGGGAATGTGCTTCAGTTTGAAGATGGCTACTTAGTAGAAACTGTTGTACAGGGGAACGAGCTTGGGGTCATGCCTTACAAAATCCGCGTGTCACAAGAAGGCGAACTGTTTGCTGTGGATGCAGATAAGAGCAACATTGTTCGGATAACTCCCCCATTATCCCAAT ATAGCAGGGCAAGATTGGTTGCAGGGTCATTTCAAGGTTACACAGGGCATGTGGATGGAAAACCAAGTGATGCTCGGTTTAATCATCCAAGAGGAATCACCATGGATGATAAAGGAAATGTATATGTTGCTGATACAGCAAACCTTGCCATTAGAAAGATAGGAGAATCTG GTGTAACGACAATCGCGGGAGGAAAATCAAATGTTGCAGGATTCAGGGATGGGCCAAGTGAAGATGCTAAGTTCTCATCTGAttttgatgtgatatatgttcACTCAACCTGTTCATTACTGGTTGTTGACAGAGGAAATGCTGCCCTTCGACAAATATCTCTTGACCGTGAAGATTGTGATTATCAGTACAGCTCTGTTTCAGCTACAG ATATTTTGATGGTTATTGGTGCAGTCTTGATTGGATACATTTCATGCATACTCCAACAGGGGTTTGGTTCATCCTCCTCCAGAATG CAAGCAAATACGGGGTTTGAAACTCATGCAGAccgacaaaagaaagaaaaatctgcCCCTGCGGTGGAACTTGTGAAAGAGAACCAGGAAGCTGCTTGGCCATCTTTTGGACAGCTCATTGGAGATCTACCAAAGATTGCATTCGAGGCATTTAGTGGCGTCTTAACGTACCTCATGCCCTTCAGGTTTAGTCGCCGCAGTGCTAGAAAAGGCCTCACTCCATTGAAGGATTCTTTGATCATGCCTGAAGATGAAGCTGAGCCCCAGCCCCAGCCCCAGTTAGTTCAAAAGCAGAGAACTCTTGCCCCTATGTCAGAAACCAGGCAGGCTTACACACCAAATGTTAGTGATAGATATTCAGAAGTGAAGCCTCCTAAGATCCGATCGAGCAGCATGAAAGATCCGTCATTGCCAACCAAGCACAGATCCTCTAGACGACAAGAATATGCTGAATATTATGCATCGGGCGAGGTTCCTTCTCAAGTTCAAGCGAGGTCTAAAGGTCAGAAGGAAAGAACAAAACATCGACAAAGGGATAAAAGTGGAGAGGTTTTTGGATCAAGCGGGGTGGAATATTCAAAACCTGTTGAAAGCAAGGCAGTCAACTATGGTGATCCCAAGTACGGTCCTTACAACATGAGGAGCAATTATGGGGATACATTTCGTTTTGGGTAG
- the LOC113688309 gene encoding uncharacterized protein isoform X2, with protein MPYKIRVSQEGELFAVDADKSNIVRITPPLSQYSRARLVAGSFQGYTGHVDGKPSDARFNHPRGITMDDKGNVYVADTANLAIRKIGESGVTTIAGGKSNVAGFRDGPSEDAKFSSDFDVIYVHSTCSLLVVDRGNAALRQISLDREDCDYQYSSVSATDILMVIGAVLIGYISCILQQGFGSSSSRMQANTGFETHADRQKKEKSAPAVELVKENQEAAWPSFGQLIGDLPKIAFEAFSGVLTYLMPFRFSRRSARKGLTPLKDSLIMPEDEAEPQPQPQLVQKQRTLAPMSETRQAYTPNVSDRYSEVKPPKIRSSSMKDPSLPTKHRSSRRQEYAEYYASGEVPSQVQARSKGQKERTKHRQRDKSGEVFGSSGVEYSKPVESKAVNYGDPKYGPYNMRSNYGDTFRFG; from the exons ATGCCTTACAAAATCCGCGTGTCACAAGAAGGCGAACTGTTTGCTGTGGATGCAGATAAGAGCAACATTGTTCGGATAACTCCCCCATTATCCCAAT ATAGCAGGGCAAGATTGGTTGCAGGGTCATTTCAAGGTTACACAGGGCATGTGGATGGAAAACCAAGTGATGCTCGGTTTAATCATCCAAGAGGAATCACCATGGATGATAAAGGAAATGTATATGTTGCTGATACAGCAAACCTTGCCATTAGAAAGATAGGAGAATCTG GTGTAACGACAATCGCGGGAGGAAAATCAAATGTTGCAGGATTCAGGGATGGGCCAAGTGAAGATGCTAAGTTCTCATCTGAttttgatgtgatatatgttcACTCAACCTGTTCATTACTGGTTGTTGACAGAGGAAATGCTGCCCTTCGACAAATATCTCTTGACCGTGAAGATTGTGATTATCAGTACAGCTCTGTTTCAGCTACAG ATATTTTGATGGTTATTGGTGCAGTCTTGATTGGATACATTTCATGCATACTCCAACAGGGGTTTGGTTCATCCTCCTCCAGAATG CAAGCAAATACGGGGTTTGAAACTCATGCAGAccgacaaaagaaagaaaaatctgcCCCTGCGGTGGAACTTGTGAAAGAGAACCAGGAAGCTGCTTGGCCATCTTTTGGACAGCTCATTGGAGATCTACCAAAGATTGCATTCGAGGCATTTAGTGGCGTCTTAACGTACCTCATGCCCTTCAGGTTTAGTCGCCGCAGTGCTAGAAAAGGCCTCACTCCATTGAAGGATTCTTTGATCATGCCTGAAGATGAAGCTGAGCCCCAGCCCCAGCCCCAGTTAGTTCAAAAGCAGAGAACTCTTGCCCCTATGTCAGAAACCAGGCAGGCTTACACACCAAATGTTAGTGATAGATATTCAGAAGTGAAGCCTCCTAAGATCCGATCGAGCAGCATGAAAGATCCGTCATTGCCAACCAAGCACAGATCCTCTAGACGACAAGAATATGCTGAATATTATGCATCGGGCGAGGTTCCTTCTCAAGTTCAAGCGAGGTCTAAAGGTCAGAAGGAAAGAACAAAACATCGACAAAGGGATAAAAGTGGAGAGGTTTTTGGATCAAGCGGGGTGGAATATTCAAAACCTGTTGAAAGCAAGGCAGTCAACTATGGTGATCCCAAGTACGGTCCTTACAACATGAGGAGCAATTATGGGGATACATTTCGTTTTGGGTAG
- the LOC113687945 gene encoding uncharacterized protein: MGGGFRVLHLVRPFLSFLPEVQSADRKIPFREKVIYTVISLFIFLVCSQLPLYGIHSTTGADPFYWMRVILASNRGTVMELGITPIVTSGLVMQLLAGSKIIEVDNNVREDRALLNGAQKLLGILIAVGEAVAYVLSGMYGSVSQLGVGNAILIILQLCFAGIIVICLDELLQKGYGLGSGISLFIATNICENIIWKAFSPTTINSGRGAEFEGAVIALFHLLITRTDKVRALREAFYRQNLPNVTNLLATILIFLIVIYFQGFRVVLPVRSKNARGQQGSYPIKLFYTSNMPIILQSALVSNLYFISQLLYRKYSGNFLVNLLGKWKESEYSGQTVPVGGLAYYITAPSSLADMAANPFHALFYIVFMLSACALFSKTWIEVSGSSARDVAKQLKEQQMVMPGHRESNLQKELNRYIPTAAAFGGICIGALTVLADFMGAIGSGTGILLAVTIIYQYFETFEKEKASELGFFGF, encoded by the exons ATGGGGGGAGGATTCAGGGTGCTTCATCTTGTTAGACCTTTTCTCTCCTTTCTACCCGAAGTTCAGAGTGCTGATAGGAAAATCCCATTCAGAGAGAAGGTTATCTATACGGTGATCTCCCTTTTCATATTTTTGGTATGCAGCCAGCTTCCGCTGTATGGCATACATTCGACAACTGGGGCAGATCCATTCTACTGGATGCGTGTTATTCTTGCCTCCAACCGTGGGACTGTGATGGAGCTTGGGATCACTCCTATCGTCACCTCTGGACTGGTTATGCAACTGTTGGCTGGTTCAAAGATCATCGAAGTAGATAACAATGTACGCGAGGATCGAGCACTTTT AAATGGTGCACAGAAGTTATTGGGGATCCTTATTGCTGTTGGTGAAGCGGTTGCCTATGTTCTCTCAGGGATGTATGGAAGCGTTAGCCAACTTGGAGTTGGAAATGCAATTCTTATAATTCTCCAACTCTGCTTTGCTGGTATTATTGTGATTTGTCTAGATGAACTTCTCCAAAAAGGATATGGTCTAGGCTCTGGGATTTCACTTTTCATTGCCACCAACATTTG TGAAAACATCATTTGGAAAGCTTTTAGCCCAACCACAATTAACAGTGGTCGTGGAGCTGAATTCGAAGGCGCTGTAATTGCTCTATTCCATTTGCTAATAACTCGAACAGACAAGGTTCGTGCACTTCGTGAAGCATTCTATCGGCAGAATCTTCCGAATGTGACCAACTTGCTTGCCACAATCTTGATCTTTCTTATTGTGATCTACTTCCAAGGCTTCCGTGTGGTTTTGCCGGTGAGGTCTAAGAATGCCCGTGGACAGCAGGGTTCATATCCAATCAAGCTGTTCTATACTTCCAATATGCCCATTATTCTACAATCTGCTCTGGTGTCCAATCTCTACTTCATTTCTCAG TTACTGTACAGGAAGTACAGTGGAAATTTCCTAGTGAACCTTTTGGGGAAGTGGAAGGAATCAGAATATTCTGGCCAAACAGTCCCTGTTGGAGGCCTTGCTTATTATATTACTGCTCCATCAAG CTTGGCAGATATGGCAGCCAATCCATTTCATGCACTTTTTTACATTGTTTTTATGCTGTCAGCATGTGCATTGTTCTCAAAAACCTGGATTGAAGTGTCAGGATCCTCTGCTAGAGATGTGGCCAAGCAGCTTAAG GAACAACAAATGGTGATGCCTGGGCATCGTGAATCCAATCTACAGAAGGAGCTGAACCGTTACATACCTACAGCAGCAGCTTTTGGTGGCATCTGTATTGGTGCACTCACTGTTTTGGCCGATTTCATGGGGGCAATTGGTTCGGGAACAGGGATTTTGCTAGCTGTTACGATCATATACCAGTATTTTGAGACATTTGAGAAGGAAAAGGCTAGTGAGCTTGGTTTCTTTGGCTTCTAA